From the Alloalcanivorax dieselolei B5 genome, one window contains:
- a CDS encoding DUF4150 domain-containing protein: MADDYIARKQGGWKVVSLAPDVCKTPMGSSTPPVPYPVTAELAQSGKTAATVRANGHELVLFDASLVSKTLGDAAGSAKGVKSGTVGAASWPKGRSSSVFVQGKPIVRHDDEFWMNGSHGGNWSIAQLLKVLCPEDKDVVDDLAETDVYLADDIYYDDLIYDGSEWIVDRFPGGGSWSGDSLLMLATGSAQSAATTAYHELIHKHQDPSMSWQAMEEDAYYRTEAWAIERGMPAPDIDGFEFRTTNADGALVPNSDDIERFVQEAYPIPADPNAAFPVGVTASGDVQLSDGNTRPPEKGDRIAGLEETARKRKVPRSVWKCPGEGDTPPVEE, encoded by the coding sequence ATGGCGGATGATTACATCGCCCGCAAGCAAGGGGGCTGGAAGGTAGTGAGCCTGGCTCCGGATGTGTGCAAGACTCCCATGGGCAGCAGCACGCCGCCGGTGCCGTACCCGGTTACCGCCGAGCTGGCGCAGAGCGGCAAGACCGCGGCCACGGTGCGCGCCAACGGCCATGAACTGGTGCTGTTCGATGCCAGCCTGGTGTCCAAAACCCTGGGGGATGCCGCCGGCAGTGCCAAGGGGGTGAAGAGTGGTACGGTGGGGGCGGCGAGCTGGCCCAAGGGACGCAGCAGCAGTGTCTTTGTACAGGGCAAGCCGATTGTTCGCCACGACGACGAATTCTGGATGAACGGCAGCCATGGCGGAAACTGGAGCATCGCCCAACTACTGAAAGTGTTATGTCCCGAGGATAAGGACGTGGTGGACGATCTGGCCGAAACGGATGTCTACCTGGCTGACGATATCTACTACGACGACCTTATCTACGACGGTAGCGAATGGATTGTTGATCGCTTTCCTGGCGGCGGCTCCTGGAGTGGTGATTCGCTGTTGATGCTGGCCACCGGTTCCGCACAGTCCGCCGCGACCACCGCCTATCACGAGCTGATACACAAACATCAGGACCCATCCATGAGCTGGCAGGCGATGGAGGAAGATGCCTACTACAGAACCGAGGCGTGGGCCATTGAACGAGGGATGCCAGCCCCGGATATCGACGGGTTCGAGTTCCGGACCACCAACGCGGATGGCGCGCTCGTGCCTAACAGTGATGACATCGAGCGGTTCGTACAAGAGGCTTATCCTATTCCGGCGGATCCAAACGCGGCTTTTCCGGTGGGAGTGACCGCTTCCGGTGACGTGCAACTGAGCGATGGAAATACGCGACCACCGGAGAAAGGAGACCGCATAGCGGGACTGGAGGAGACGGCCCGTAAAAGAAAAGTACCCCGCTCGGTGTGGAAGTGCCCGGGTGAAGGCGACACCCCGCCTGTGGAGGAATGA
- a CDS encoding WD40/YVTN/BNR-like repeat-containing protein: MYYIASSPDVWAESEDTPYSVMFIYQDQTEEKWFYHELPDWEVVSTCFPEPMANETRKAYALNIDGEVECYSRDGTIVEVIDDAGDKESGPNYGPVNRIRKLGKHLYVCGHGGQVYRRVDTGWEHCDAGLLQAPVSAQPSSGITEEERQRMIQSMIDAMDNEIALYDVNGPDEDDLYVVGSDGFIAHYNGREWSRLDRVTGSHLNCIHVASPSELWIAGSAGTILRGNAREGFKVIARKTSEWDFLSITSYDGVVYLSADDGIYSMRNLNPERLDISDQLNLRDVSDIEAKDGVLWALSPKKLLRFDGNEWECFEHPNNR, from the coding sequence ATGTATTACATCGCTTCTTCCCCGGACGTTTGGGCCGAGTCGGAAGATACTCCTTATTCCGTGATGTTTATTTACCAGGATCAGACGGAAGAGAAATGGTTCTATCATGAGCTGCCGGACTGGGAGGTGGTCTCAACGTGTTTCCCGGAACCGATGGCCAATGAAACGCGAAAAGCCTATGCGCTCAACATAGACGGCGAGGTCGAATGCTACAGCCGGGATGGCACCATTGTTGAGGTGATCGACGATGCGGGCGATAAGGAAAGCGGCCCGAATTACGGTCCGGTGAACAGAATTCGCAAGCTGGGAAAACACCTGTACGTTTGCGGCCATGGTGGCCAGGTCTACAGGAGGGTGGATACAGGTTGGGAGCATTGTGATGCTGGTTTGCTGCAGGCTCCGGTCTCCGCTCAGCCGTCTTCGGGAATCACGGAAGAAGAGCGGCAACGCATGATCCAGAGCATGATCGATGCGATGGATAATGAGATTGCGCTTTACGACGTCAACGGTCCGGATGAGGATGACCTGTATGTCGTCGGCAGCGATGGCTTTATAGCTCACTACAATGGCAGGGAGTGGAGCAGGCTGGATCGCGTTACCGGCTCTCATCTGAATTGTATTCATGTCGCATCGCCTTCGGAACTATGGATCGCAGGGAGTGCGGGGACGATCTTGCGAGGCAACGCGCGGGAAGGCTTTAAAGTCATTGCTCGCAAGACCTCGGAGTGGGACTTTTTGTCCATAACGTCCTATGACGGTGTCGTTTATCTTTCCGCTGACGATGGTATTTATTCCATGCGGAACCTGAACCCGGAGCGTCTGGATATCAGTGACCAACTGAATCTGCGAGACGTCTCTGATATTGAAGCCAAGGATGGGGTTCTTTGGGCTCTTTCGCCGAAAAAGCTGCTTCGCTTCGACGGCAACGAATGGGAGTGCTTTGAACATCCGAATAATCGATAG
- a CDS encoding DUF2169 family type VI secretion system accessory protein, translated as MEFRNLTPFDALCYGGLDPAGAEHRIIAMKVGYRLVPDDNEAGVFHARVMDGEPLPLCMEDRYYGEPGYSSAFEESDLAPYKPKCDVLLRGQAHAPGGKPSRSWRVRFKLSLPMTPADIQTPPPRPLNPRMPLSEKQRQQWQFERQQAERERLQAPTTRVLMDKVLQVTGERYFKRRWGRWWLSRPARARTVPLRWEYAFGGRSEVANPGHAGDPSAPSHWLNEVCFSNPLGCGWIERRHRRLANKVGQSLTRLPAPRIEDPRQPCSELVQGRHPDGEQDARAMARLAAGYGATPAGFGIVGRAWAPRLARAGSYDDDWLKRRWPGLPEDFDFAYWNGAPADQQIEYPLPGTHIELWNLTDPSQTPRGYLRTELPQHKPFVLLRMSNGAMVPMPLLTDTLIVDTEAMELHVTHRISIPEGTPVRVIEARFETDPEAPLVKVDQAGIEVEETTDGG; from the coding sequence ATGGAATTCCGCAACCTCACGCCTTTCGATGCGCTTTGCTACGGTGGTCTGGATCCGGCCGGCGCCGAGCATCGCATCATCGCGATGAAGGTGGGCTACCGTCTTGTGCCCGATGACAACGAAGCCGGCGTGTTCCATGCCCGGGTGATGGACGGTGAGCCGCTGCCTTTGTGTATGGAAGACCGTTACTACGGGGAGCCGGGGTACTCCAGTGCTTTCGAGGAAAGCGACCTGGCGCCGTACAAACCCAAGTGCGATGTCTTGCTCAGAGGGCAGGCTCATGCGCCCGGGGGCAAGCCGTCCCGATCATGGCGGGTGCGCTTCAAATTGAGCCTGCCGATGACTCCCGCGGATATTCAGACGCCGCCGCCGCGGCCGTTGAATCCCCGTATGCCGTTGTCGGAAAAGCAGCGGCAGCAATGGCAATTTGAGCGTCAGCAGGCGGAACGGGAACGGCTGCAGGCGCCCACCACCCGCGTGCTGATGGACAAGGTGCTCCAGGTCACCGGGGAGCGTTATTTCAAACGCCGCTGGGGACGCTGGTGGCTGTCCCGCCCGGCCCGCGCCCGGACGGTGCCGTTGCGCTGGGAATATGCCTTTGGCGGGCGTAGTGAAGTCGCCAATCCCGGCCATGCCGGCGATCCGTCCGCGCCTTCTCATTGGCTCAATGAAGTCTGTTTCAGTAACCCTTTGGGATGTGGCTGGATCGAGCGCCGTCATCGCCGCCTCGCGAACAAGGTCGGTCAATCGCTGACCCGGCTGCCGGCGCCGCGAATTGAAGACCCGCGACAGCCATGCAGTGAGCTGGTGCAGGGCCGTCATCCGGACGGTGAACAGGACGCCAGGGCAATGGCGCGCCTGGCCGCCGGGTACGGCGCCACGCCGGCGGGGTTTGGTATTGTCGGTCGTGCCTGGGCGCCACGGCTGGCTCGTGCCGGGAGTTACGACGATGACTGGCTGAAACGGCGCTGGCCCGGCTTGCCGGAGGATTTCGATTTCGCTTATTGGAATGGGGCGCCAGCGGATCAGCAGATCGAGTATCCGCTGCCGGGAACGCACATCGAGTTGTGGAATCTGACCGACCCCTCGCAGACGCCGCGCGGCTATCTGCGAACCGAATTGCCGCAGCACAAGCCCTTTGTTTTGTTGCGAATGAGCAATGGCGCCATGGTGCCGATGCCGCTGCTGACCGACACCCTGATCGTCGATACCGAAGCCATGGAACTGCATGTGACCCACCGGATTTCCATTCCCGAGGGGACGCCGGTACGCGTGATCGAAGCCCGCTTTGAGACCGATCCGGAAGCGCCGCTGGTGAAGGTGGATCAGGCCGGGATCGAAGTGGAGGAAACCACGGATGGCGGATGA
- a CDS encoding L-lactate permease → MQPGLLALFAFSPIVLAALLLIGLRWPARRAMPVVYLFTAVVALLVWDMSFNRLLASTLQGLVITLGLLWIIFGALLLLNTLKHSGAIAVIHKGFTTLSPDRRIQAIVIAWLFGSFIEGASGFGTTAAIAAPLLVAIGFPALAAVLMGMLVQSTPVSFGAVGTPIVVGVTSGLDSAALSLELTERGSSWEQFLQQITSSVAITHALVGTIMPMIMVLMLTRFFGKDKSWKAGFEVLPFALFAGLAFTLPYLATGLLLGPEFPSLLGGLIGLAIVTTAIRLNFLVPKQQWDFADREHWPHQWLGSLDIKVADLTGRPMGTLRAWLPYVLVGGLLVISRVFPEIGAALKSIAVGCTDLLGETGISASVQPLYLPGGILVAVVLITFLLHRMKPAALGAAVKESSGVLLSAGFVLLFTVPMVRILINSGVNASDLPSMPIAMARYVADSVGGIYPLFAPAVGALGAFLAGSNTVSNMMFSQFQYGVAHSLGLSGAMMVAAQAVGAAAGNMVAIHNVVAASATVGLLGQEGATLRKTIWPTFYYVMMTGLIALLALYLLGVTDPLVQ, encoded by the coding sequence ATGCAACCCGGCCTGCTTGCTCTTTTCGCTTTCTCCCCCATCGTTCTCGCCGCGTTGCTGTTGATCGGCCTGCGCTGGCCGGCCCGCCGCGCCATGCCGGTGGTGTACCTGTTCACCGCCGTGGTGGCCCTGTTGGTCTGGGACATGAGTTTCAACCGCCTGCTCGCCTCCACGCTTCAAGGGCTGGTGATCACGCTGGGGTTGTTGTGGATCATCTTCGGTGCGCTGCTGCTGCTCAACACACTCAAGCATTCCGGCGCCATTGCCGTGATTCATAAGGGCTTCACCACACTCAGCCCGGACCGTCGCATTCAGGCCATCGTCATCGCCTGGTTGTTCGGCAGTTTCATCGAGGGCGCCTCCGGGTTCGGCACCACCGCCGCCATCGCCGCGCCCTTGCTGGTGGCGATCGGTTTCCCGGCCCTGGCGGCGGTACTGATGGGCATGCTGGTGCAAAGCACCCCGGTTTCCTTCGGCGCCGTCGGCACGCCCATTGTGGTCGGCGTCACCAGCGGTCTGGACAGCGCCGCCCTGAGCCTCGAGCTGACCGAGCGCGGTTCCAGCTGGGAGCAGTTTCTGCAGCAGATCACCAGTAGCGTGGCCATCACCCACGCCCTGGTGGGTACCATCATGCCGATGATCATGGTGTTGATGCTGACCCGCTTTTTCGGCAAGGACAAAAGCTGGAAAGCCGGCTTCGAAGTGCTGCCGTTCGCGTTGTTCGCTGGCCTTGCCTTCACTCTGCCCTACCTGGCCACCGGCCTGCTGCTCGGCCCGGAGTTCCCGTCCCTGCTCGGCGGCCTGATCGGCCTGGCCATCGTCACCACCGCCATTCGTTTGAATTTCCTGGTCCCCAAACAGCAGTGGGATTTCGCCGACCGTGAACACTGGCCGCATCAGTGGCTGGGCAGCCTGGACATCAAGGTGGCGGATTTGACCGGCCGCCCCATGGGTACCCTGCGCGCCTGGCTGCCCTATGTGCTGGTCGGGGGGTTGCTGGTGATCAGCCGGGTGTTCCCGGAAATCGGCGCGGCGCTGAAGAGCATCGCCGTCGGCTGCACCGACCTGCTCGGAGAAACCGGCATCAGCGCCAGCGTCCAGCCGCTGTATCTGCCCGGCGGCATCCTGGTGGCGGTGGTACTGATCACCTTCCTGCTGCACCGCATGAAACCCGCCGCCCTGGGCGCGGCGGTGAAGGAATCCTCCGGCGTTCTGCTCAGCGCCGGGTTCGTGTTGTTGTTCACCGTGCCGATGGTGCGGATTCTGATCAACTCCGGCGTCAATGCCTCGGATCTGCCTAGCATGCCGATTGCCATGGCCCGCTACGTAGCGGATAGCGTCGGCGGCATTTACCCCCTGTTCGCGCCCGCCGTGGGCGCGCTGGGGGCTTTTTTGGCCGGCTCCAACACGGTCAGCAACATGATGTTCAGCCAGTTTCAGTATGGCGTCGCCCACAGCCTCGGGCTGTCCGGTGCCATGATGGTGGCGGCCCAGGCGGTCGGCGCCGCCGCCGGCAACATGGTGGCGATCCACAATGTGGTGGCCGCCTCCGCCACCGTCGGCCTGCTCGGTCAGGAAGGGGCGACTTTGCGCAAAACCATCTGGCCGACGTTTTATTATGTGATGATGACAGGACTGATCGCCCTGCTGGCGCTCTACCTCCTCGGTGTCACCGATCCACTGGTTCAATGA
- a CDS encoding type VI secretion system Vgr family protein, giving the protein MSMLVQAFRSLINEQHNRLLRLKFPHNDGPDAVLLPEQLDATEGLCRDFSYTVTLISDDAHLHAKSFIGRMVTLELVRKDGSLRYFNGYVFEFSRRGTDGGYATYEMQLGPWLSFLKLRKDNYLFQNQTVADQTAEVFADYPLRDYRTHFIKPEDDATLTFAMQWDESDYNYLHRRWEERGWYYWYEHHADGHTLVLSDDSATSEPVDGSQRVRYHKEGGSRVSDAISEWFAHRRLASTAYSAASFNFKNPQPQMASAATVNDQGMVPDLEVYEYAGAYGFKARESGEMQSRRRMEEIEAHAKVFQGEGDCSRLQPGRWFGLADHFDHDVEEESDHQFLVVETHHQARNNYLGKESVSQYENRFQCLRKKVPWRPGRGFNSQQPKLYGLMTATVVGPSGEEIYCDEYGRVRLQFHFDREGQSNEASSCWVRVASNWAGERFGFMAVPRIGQEVLVQFLDGDPDKPIITGRVYNQANMPPWDLPANKTQTGILTRSSQGGGYDNANAIRFEDKKGEEQLWIHAEKNQDIEVENDETHWVGQDRSKTIDRDETSHIKRDRTETVDRDETITVHNNRTERVDRNETISIGANRSEDVGDNENVVIGGNQTELIKQAKAETVALAKALTIGGAYQVSVGAAMNTTVGLSQSEQVGINKSVLVGKRFTINARDELSITVGKSSLVMKSDGTVRINGVQFEFGASGPVHIIGKDVDIN; this is encoded by the coding sequence ATGAGCATGCTTGTGCAAGCGTTTCGTTCCTTGATCAACGAGCAGCACAATCGCTTGCTGCGACTGAAGTTTCCCCATAACGATGGGCCGGATGCGGTACTGTTGCCAGAGCAATTGGATGCTACGGAAGGTCTGTGCCGGGATTTCAGCTACACGGTGACGCTGATATCCGATGATGCCCATCTGCACGCCAAAAGCTTCATTGGCCGCATGGTGACCCTGGAACTGGTGCGCAAGGATGGCTCGCTTCGTTATTTCAACGGTTATGTTTTCGAGTTTTCCCGGCGCGGTACCGATGGCGGCTACGCCACCTACGAAATGCAGCTGGGGCCGTGGCTCAGTTTCCTGAAGTTGCGTAAGGATAATTACCTGTTCCAGAACCAGACCGTGGCGGATCAGACCGCGGAGGTCTTCGCGGACTATCCGTTGCGGGACTATCGTACTCATTTCATCAAGCCGGAGGACGATGCCACGCTGACCTTCGCCATGCAGTGGGATGAATCCGACTACAACTATCTGCATCGGCGCTGGGAGGAGCGAGGTTGGTATTACTGGTACGAGCATCACGCCGACGGCCACACCCTGGTGCTCAGTGATGACTCCGCCACCTCGGAACCCGTCGATGGCTCACAGCGGGTGCGCTATCACAAGGAAGGCGGCAGCCGGGTCAGCGACGCCATCAGTGAGTGGTTCGCCCATCGCCGTCTGGCGTCCACCGCTTACAGCGCCGCCAGTTTCAACTTCAAGAATCCGCAACCGCAGATGGCCAGCGCCGCCACTGTCAATGATCAGGGCATGGTGCCGGACCTGGAGGTTTACGAATACGCCGGCGCCTATGGTTTCAAGGCGCGGGAGAGCGGAGAAATGCAGAGCCGCCGCCGCATGGAGGAAATCGAGGCCCACGCCAAGGTGTTCCAGGGCGAGGGCGATTGCAGCCGGTTGCAGCCGGGCCGCTGGTTCGGACTGGCGGATCATTTCGACCATGATGTGGAAGAGGAAAGCGACCACCAGTTCCTGGTGGTGGAGACGCATCATCAGGCGCGCAACAACTACCTCGGCAAGGAGTCGGTTTCCCAATACGAAAACCGCTTCCAGTGTCTGCGCAAGAAAGTGCCCTGGCGGCCCGGGCGTGGCTTCAACAGTCAGCAGCCCAAGCTGTACGGGCTGATGACCGCCACCGTGGTGGGCCCCAGCGGCGAGGAAATTTATTGCGACGAGTATGGGCGGGTGCGGCTGCAGTTTCATTTCGACCGCGAAGGCCAGAGTAACGAGGCCAGTTCCTGTTGGGTCAGGGTGGCATCGAACTGGGCCGGTGAGCGCTTCGGTTTCATGGCGGTGCCGCGCATTGGTCAGGAAGTTCTGGTCCAGTTTCTGGACGGTGATCCGGACAAGCCGATCATCACCGGTCGGGTCTATAACCAGGCCAATATGCCGCCCTGGGATCTGCCCGCCAACAAAACCCAAACCGGGATTCTGACCCGTTCCAGCCAGGGCGGCGGCTATGACAACGCCAATGCCATCCGCTTCGAGGACAAGAAGGGCGAGGAGCAGCTCTGGATCCACGCGGAAAAGAATCAGGATATTGAAGTCGAGAACGACGAGACCCACTGGGTCGGCCAGGATCGCAGCAAAACCATCGACCGCGATGAAACCAGCCACATCAAGCGCGACCGCACCGAAACCGTGGATCGTGATGAAACCATCACCGTGCACAACAACCGCACTGAAAGGGTGGACCGGAACGAGACCATTTCCATTGGCGCCAATCGCAGCGAGGACGTGGGCGACAATGAGAATGTGGTGATCGGCGGCAATCAGACCGAACTGATCAAACAGGCCAAGGCGGAAACCGTGGCCCTGGCCAAGGCGCTGACCATCGGCGGTGCTTATCAGGTTTCCGTGGGGGCCGCTATGAACACCACGGTGGGGCTGTCCCAGTCGGAGCAGGTAGGCATCAATAAATCCGTTCTGGTGGGCAAGCGTTTCACCATCAATGCGCGGGATGAGCTGTCCATCACCGTTGGCAAATCCTCGCTGGTGATGAAGTCCGATGGCACCGTGCGCATCAATGGCGTGCAGTTTGAGTTTGGCGCCAGCGGGCCGGTTCACATCATCGGCAAGGACGTGGATATCAACTGA
- a CDS encoding GntR family transcriptional regulator, giving the protein MNTGQVRHRRLSDEIVEKLETMILEGSFKAGERLPAERALAEQFGVSRPSLREAIQQLVVRGLLTSRQGGGTFVAEQLGSTFSDPLLHLLEKHSDAQQDLLEFRHTLEGACAYYAAQRATELDRQRLRDAFETLHRCYSDAKVARAEEGAADAAFHLAIAEASHNAVLLHTIRGLFELLKHNVVTNIGGMYEQRDETRDMLLAQHRQLLDAILEQRAEDARAVAQNHISYVREVLDEARQQAQRVERAERRVRR; this is encoded by the coding sequence ATGAATACGGGGCAAGTCCGTCATCGGCGGCTTTCCGATGAGATCGTGGAGAAGCTGGAAACGATGATTCTGGAGGGCAGTTTCAAAGCCGGAGAGCGTTTGCCGGCGGAACGTGCCCTGGCGGAGCAGTTCGGTGTGTCGAGGCCCTCTCTGCGTGAAGCGATTCAGCAACTGGTGGTGCGGGGCCTGCTGACCAGCCGCCAGGGCGGCGGCACTTTCGTGGCGGAGCAGTTGGGTTCCACTTTCAGCGATCCACTGCTGCATCTGCTGGAAAAGCACAGCGACGCCCAGCAGGATCTGCTGGAATTCCGTCATACCCTGGAAGGGGCCTGCGCCTATTACGCCGCGCAGCGGGCCACGGAACTGGATCGCCAGCGTCTGCGCGATGCGTTCGAGACCCTGCATCGCTGCTATAGCGACGCCAAGGTGGCTCGCGCCGAGGAAGGCGCCGCCGATGCCGCCTTCCATCTGGCCATTGCCGAGGCCAGTCACAACGCCGTGCTGCTGCACACCATTCGCGGCTTGTTCGAGCTGCTCAAGCACAATGTGGTCACCAACATCGGTGGCATGTACGAACAGCGGGACGAAACCCGTGACATGCTGCTGGCCCAGCACCGCCAGCTTCTCGACGCCATCCTGGAACAGCGTGCCGAGGATGCCCGCGCGGTGGCGCAGAATCACATCAGCTACGTGCGCGAAGTGCTCGATGAAGCGCGCCAGCAGGCGCAACGAGTGGAGCGGGCCGAGCGCCGGGTGCGGCGTTGA
- a CDS encoding ANTAR domain-containing response regulator — protein MTTPTSAAAILNTLRDLQVLVINPPGDISDALVLQLIRIGCSVRQFWPPPEKCEVTVDVIFTGIFQSRHHEEIGSLVTTSDPRTTVVALVEYESPAVLSQILELGCHGVITQPLDSHKVLPVLVSARRNSEETAKLKQKNAQLQERMGNQADINRAKVRLMKQHGWEEEEAHTFLSREAMKKRKSILEIAREILQQKPGR, from the coding sequence ATGACCACCCCGACCAGCGCCGCGGCCATTCTCAATACGCTTCGGGACCTGCAGGTCCTGGTGATCAATCCGCCTGGCGACATCAGCGACGCTCTGGTACTGCAATTGATCCGCATCGGTTGTTCCGTGCGTCAGTTCTGGCCGCCACCGGAAAAATGCGAGGTGACGGTGGACGTCATCTTCACCGGCATCTTTCAAAGCCGCCACCATGAGGAGATCGGCAGCCTGGTCACCACCAGCGATCCGCGCACCACGGTGGTGGCGCTGGTGGAATACGAAAGCCCCGCCGTTCTCTCACAGATCCTGGAACTGGGCTGCCATGGTGTCATTACCCAACCCCTGGACAGCCATAAGGTGCTGCCGGTGCTGGTGTCCGCCCGCCGGAACAGTGAGGAAACAGCAAAGTTGAAACAAAAGAACGCCCAGCTCCAGGAGCGGATGGGCAATCAGGCGGACATCAACCGCGCCAAGGTGCGGTTGATGAAGCAACACGGCTGGGAGGAAGAGGAAGCCCATACCTTTCTCTCCCGGGAAGCCATGAAGAAGCGGAAATCCATCCTCGAAATCGCCAGGGAGATTTTGCAACAGAAACCGGGACGGTAA
- a CDS encoding AmiS/UreI family transporter: protein MILGLTLLYVGAVLFLNSLWLMNKISGREVAVINLFVGALSLCIALFLILAEPSGPLSIKAGAFTLLFAFTYLWVAANQFLNVDGKGLGWFCLFVSLTAGTIAIQSLADIGGDFGLWNTFNWVAWTVLWFSFFLLLGLSRNIQKPVAWLTLLCAVFTGWIPGLLLLEQVVQA from the coding sequence ATGATACTCGGACTCACCCTGCTGTACGTCGGCGCCGTGCTGTTTCTCAACAGCCTCTGGCTGATGAACAAGATCAGCGGCCGCGAGGTCGCCGTCATCAATCTGTTCGTCGGTGCACTGAGCCTGTGCATCGCCCTGTTCCTGATTCTCGCCGAGCCCTCGGGCCCACTGTCGATCAAGGCCGGCGCCTTCACCCTGTTGTTCGCCTTCACCTACCTGTGGGTCGCCGCCAATCAGTTTCTCAATGTGGACGGTAAGGGGCTGGGCTGGTTCTGTCTGTTCGTCAGCCTCACCGCCGGCACCATCGCGATCCAATCACTGGCGGACATCGGCGGCGATTTCGGTCTATGGAATACCTTCAACTGGGTAGCCTGGACCGTGCTGTGGTTCAGTTTCTTTTTGCTGTTGGGGCTGTCGCGGAACATTCAAAAGCCGGTGGCATGGCTCACTCTGTTGTGCGCCGTATTCACCGGCTGGATACCGGGATTGTTACTGCTTGAACAAGTCGTGCAGGCCTGA
- a CDS encoding (Fe-S)-binding protein encodes MNAPRTFVPQATRTAEPTAAPRTYPEHKPERIYLFGTCVVDLFFPEAGMDAIRLLEREGIQVVFPQAQSCCGQPAYTSGYTDQAREVARAQLALFDQDWPVVVPSGSCAGMFRHHYLELFADEPDTLARARAVAERTYELAEFLLHVCHVQLRDQGPPTEVALHTSCSARREMHTHHHGRALLDQLSGVRRVDHDHESECCGFGGTFCVRMPEISGAMVADKTRSLRDSGAARVVSADAGCLMNINGALEKQQAPLQGQHLASFLWQRTGGQP; translated from the coding sequence ATGAACGCTCCCCGCACCTTCGTTCCCCAGGCCACCCGCACCGCCGAGCCAACCGCGGCGCCCCGGACTTATCCCGAGCACAAGCCCGAGCGGATTTATCTGTTCGGCACCTGCGTGGTGGATCTGTTTTTCCCGGAGGCCGGCATGGATGCCATACGGTTACTGGAACGGGAGGGGATTCAGGTGGTTTTCCCCCAGGCGCAAAGCTGCTGCGGCCAGCCGGCGTACACCAGCGGCTACACCGATCAGGCGCGCGAAGTGGCGCGGGCGCAGTTGGCGCTGTTCGACCAGGACTGGCCGGTGGTGGTGCCTTCCGGTTCCTGTGCCGGCATGTTCCGCCATCATTACCTGGAGCTGTTCGCCGACGAGCCGGATACCCTGGCACGGGCCAGGGCCGTGGCGGAACGCACCTACGAACTGGCGGAGTTCCTGCTGCATGTTTGCCACGTCCAGTTGCGTGATCAGGGCCCGCCCACCGAGGTGGCCCTGCACACCTCCTGCAGCGCCCGCCGGGAAATGCACACCCACCATCACGGTCGCGCCCTGCTCGATCAGTTGTCCGGGGTACGCCGGGTGGATCATGATCACGAAAGCGAGTGTTGCGGCTTCGGCGGCACTTTTTGTGTGCGCATGCCGGAGATTTCCGGCGCCATGGTGGCGGACAAGACCCGCTCCCTGCGCGACAGCGGCGCCGCCCGCGTGGTGAGCGCGGACGCCGGCTGCCTGATGAACATCAACGGCGCCCTGGAAAAACAGCAAGCCCCCCTGCAAGGCCAGCATCTGGCCAGCTTTCTTTGGCAACGCACCGGAGGCCAGCCATGA